One Paenibacillus thermoaerophilus genomic window carries:
- a CDS encoding ArsR/SmtB family transcription factor produces the protein MNRELQQFKAEFFKALAHPMRIRILEVLSEGPKTVNELQTILGSEGSAVSQQLAVLRNKNVVSGTKEGTSVIYSLRDPLIKDLLQVARQIFDNHLVDAISMLESVRTE, from the coding sequence ATGAATCGCGAACTCCAGCAATTCAAAGCGGAATTCTTTAAAGCGTTGGCTCATCCGATGCGCATTCGGATTCTTGAGGTGCTGAGCGAAGGACCCAAAACCGTTAATGAGCTGCAGACCATTCTGGGAAGCGAAGGCTCGGCCGTGTCGCAGCAATTGGCCGTGCTCCGCAATAAAAACGTCGTAAGCGGAACGAAAGAAGGCACTTCCGTTATTTATTCGCTTCGGGATCCTCTCATCAAGGATCTTCTTCAGGTTGCCAGACAAATATTCGACAACCATCTGGTCGATGCCATCTCGATGCTGGAATCCGTCAGAACCGAATAA